From a region of the Zingiber officinale cultivar Zhangliang chromosome 10B, Zo_v1.1, whole genome shotgun sequence genome:
- the LOC122030150 gene encoding methyl-CpG-binding domain protein 4-like protein isoform X1 — translation MPSPWMEVQSRSRQPLLTPVPPPHNASSWKRPGRGRRREISSNPSGKPVVVSRYFLPSHASSLVTDAKSTSTSSSTATPDGGKPVVVSRYFLPSHASSSLVTDAKSSSTSSLTATPDGGKPVVVSRYFLPSHASSTLVTDAKSSISSSTATQDGGKPVVVSRYFLPSHASSSVITDAKASGPDGKKPTVKRKRDNPNIEAKKVPHFSAAQKKSEAYRRVADNNTWDPPASCYHLLQERHSFDPWRVLLICMLLNVTTGRQVARVLPGLFLMCPNAEAMSKVDEEEMEKVIHSLGLQKKRSNMLKRFSCEYLRDDWIYVTQLHGIGKYAADAYAIFCTGKMEQITPRDHKLVAYWKFVCGKEEHFES, via the exons ATGCCTTCACCATGGATGGAGGTCCAATCCCGATCTCGTCAGCCTCTTCTGACGCCGGTACCTCCCCCGCACAACGCCTCTTCCTGGAAAAGGCCAGGGCGAGGACGGAGAAGAGAAATCTCTTCTAACCCTAGCGGGAAACCCGTGGTGGTCTCCCGCTATTTCCTTCCGTCGCATGCCTCTTCTTTGGTCACGGATGCTAAATCCACCTCTACCTCTTCCTCGACCGCTACCCCAGATGGAGGGAAACCCGTGGTGGTCTCTCGCTACTTCCTCCCGTCGCATGCCTCTTCTTCTTTGGTCACGGATGCGAAATCctcctctacctcttccttgACCGCTACCCCAGATGGCGGGAAACCCGTGGTGGTTTCCCGCTATTTCCTCCCGTCGCATGCCTCCTCTACTTTGGTCACGGATGCAAAATCCTCTATCTCTTCCTCGACAGCTACCCAAGATGGCGGGAAACCCGTGGTGGTCTCCCGCTACTTCCTCCCGTCGCATGCCTCCTCCTCTGTTATCACGGATGCCAAAGCTTCTGGACCCGATGGTAAAAAGCCGACGGTAAAGAGGAAGAGGGATAACCCTAACATAGAGGCGAAGAAGGTGCCACATTTCTCTGCAGCTCAGAAGAAGTCTGAGGCATATAGAAGAGTTGCAGACAATAATACCTGGGATCCGCCGGCTTCCTGTTACCATCTACTTCAGGAGCGACACTCCTTCGATCCATGGAGGGTCTTGCTTATCTGTATGCTATTGAATGTTACAACAGGTCGCCAG GTTGCAAGGGTTTTGCCTGGTCTATTCCTCATGTGTCCAAATGCAGAGGCGATGTCAAAGGTAGATGAGGAGGAAATGGAAAAGGTTATACATTCTCTAGGTTTACAGAAAAAACGGTCTAATATGCTGAAGAGATTCTCTTGTGAATATCTGAGAGACGATTGGATTTATGTGACTCAGCTTCATGGCATTGGCAA ATATGCAGCTGATGCATATGCAATATTTTGTACCGGAAAGATGGAGCAGATTACTCCACGAGATCATAAATTAGTTGCCTATTGGAAGTTTGTTTGTGGTAAGGAAGAACATTTTGAAAGTTGA
- the LOC122030150 gene encoding methyl-CpG-binding domain protein 4-like protein isoform X3, whose product MPSPWMEVQSRSRQPLLTPVPPPHNASSWKRPGRGRRREISSNPSGKPVVVSRYFLPSHASSLVTDAKSTSTSSSTATPDGGKPVVVSRYFLPSHASSSLVTDAKSSSTSSLTATPDGGKPVVVSRYFLPSHASSTLVTDAKSSISSSTATQDGGKPVVVSRYFLPSHASSSVITDAKASGPDGKKPTVKRKRDNPNIEAKKVPHFSAAQKKSEAYRRVADNNTWDPPASCYHLLQERHSFDPWRVLLICMLLNVTTGRQVARVLPGLFLMCPNAEAMSKVDEEEMEKVIHSLGLQKKRSNMLKRFSCEYLRDDWIYVTQLHGIDMQLMHMQYFVPERWSRLLHEIIN is encoded by the exons ATGCCTTCACCATGGATGGAGGTCCAATCCCGATCTCGTCAGCCTCTTCTGACGCCGGTACCTCCCCCGCACAACGCCTCTTCCTGGAAAAGGCCAGGGCGAGGACGGAGAAGAGAAATCTCTTCTAACCCTAGCGGGAAACCCGTGGTGGTCTCCCGCTATTTCCTTCCGTCGCATGCCTCTTCTTTGGTCACGGATGCTAAATCCACCTCTACCTCTTCCTCGACCGCTACCCCAGATGGAGGGAAACCCGTGGTGGTCTCTCGCTACTTCCTCCCGTCGCATGCCTCTTCTTCTTTGGTCACGGATGCGAAATCctcctctacctcttccttgACCGCTACCCCAGATGGCGGGAAACCCGTGGTGGTTTCCCGCTATTTCCTCCCGTCGCATGCCTCCTCTACTTTGGTCACGGATGCAAAATCCTCTATCTCTTCCTCGACAGCTACCCAAGATGGCGGGAAACCCGTGGTGGTCTCCCGCTACTTCCTCCCGTCGCATGCCTCCTCCTCTGTTATCACGGATGCCAAAGCTTCTGGACCCGATGGTAAAAAGCCGACGGTAAAGAGGAAGAGGGATAACCCTAACATAGAGGCGAAGAAGGTGCCACATTTCTCTGCAGCTCAGAAGAAGTCTGAGGCATATAGAAGAGTTGCAGACAATAATACCTGGGATCCGCCGGCTTCCTGTTACCATCTACTTCAGGAGCGACACTCCTTCGATCCATGGAGGGTCTTGCTTATCTGTATGCTATTGAATGTTACAACAGGTCGCCAG GTTGCAAGGGTTTTGCCTGGTCTATTCCTCATGTGTCCAAATGCAGAGGCGATGTCAAAGGTAGATGAGGAGGAAATGGAAAAGGTTATACATTCTCTAGGTTTACAGAAAAAACGGTCTAATATGCTGAAGAGATTCTCTTGTGAATATCTGAGAGACGATTGGATTTATGTGACTCAGCTTCATGGCATTG ATATGCAGCTGATGCATATGCAATATTTTGTACCGGAAAGATGGAGCAGATTACTCCACGAGATCATAAATTAG
- the LOC122030150 gene encoding methyl-CpG-binding domain protein 4-like protein isoform X2: MPSPWMEVQSRSRQPLLTPVPPPHNASSWKRPGRGRRREISSNPSGKPVVVSRYFLPSHASSLVTDAKSTSTSSSTATPDGGKPVVVSRYFLPSHASSSLVTDAKSSSTSSLTATPDGGKPVVVSRYFLPSHASSTLVTDAKSSISSSTATQDGGKPVVVSRYFLPSHASSSVITDAKASGPDGKKPTVKRKRDNPNIEAKKVPHFSAAQKKSEAYRRVADNNTWDPPASCYHLLQERHSFDPWRVLLICMLLNVTTGRQVARVLPGLFLMCPNAEAMSKVDEEEMEKVIHSLGLQKKRSNMLKRFSCEYLRDDWIYVTQLHGIGKYAADAYAIFCTGKMEQITPRDHKLVAYWKFVCGKEEHFES; this comes from the exons ATGCCTTCACCATGGATGGAGGTCCAATCCCGATCTCGTCAGCCTCTTCTGACGCCGGTACCTCCCCCGCACAACGCCTCTTCCTGGAAAAGGCCAGGGCGAGGACGGAGAAGAGAAATCTCTTCTAACCCTAGCGGGAAACCCGTGGTGGTCTCCCGCTATTTCCTTCCGTCGCATGCCTCTTCTTTGGTCACGGATGCTAAATCCACCTCTACCTCTTCCTCGACCGCTACCCCAGATGGAGGGAAACCCGTGGTGGTCTCTCGCTACTTCCTCCCGTCGCATGCCTCTTCTTCTTTGGTCACGGATGCGAAATCctcctctacctcttccttgACCGCTACCCCAGATGGCGGGAAACCCGTGGTGGTTTCCCGCTATTTCCTCCCGTCGCATGCCTCCTCTACTTTGGTCACGGATGCAAAATCCTCTATCTCTTCCTCGACAGCTACCCAAGATGGCGGGAAACCCGTGGTGGTCTCCCGCTACTTCCTCCCGTCGCATGCCTCCTCCTCTGTTATCACGGATGCCAAAGCTTCTGGACCCGATGGTAAAAAGCCGACGGTAAAGAGGAAGAGGGATAACCCTAACATAGAGGCGAAGAAGGTGCCACATTTCTCTGCAGCTCAGAAGAAGTCTGAGGCATATAGAAGAGTTGCAGACAATAATACCTGGGATCCGCCGGCTTCCTGTTACCATCTACTTCAGGAGCGACACTCCTTCGATCCATGGAGGGTCTTGCTTATCTGTATGCTATTGAATGTTACAACAGGTCGCCAG GTTGCAAGGGTTTTGCCTGGTCTATTCCTCATGTGTCCAAATGCAGAGGCGATGTCAAAGGTAGATGAGGAGGAAATGGAAAAGGTTATACATTCTCTAGGTTTACAGAAAAAACGGTCTAATATGCTGAAGAGATTCTCTTGTGAATATCTGAGAGACGATTGGATTTATGTGACTCAGCTTCATGGCATTGGCAA ATATGCAGCTGATGCATATGCAATATTTTGTACCGGAAAGATGGAGCAGATTACTCCACGAGATCATAAATTAGTTGCCTATTGGAAGTTTGTTTGTG GTAAGGAAGAACATTTTGAAAGTTGA